Within the Pirellulales bacterium genome, the region CCGAGCAGTGGTGTATCCGCTGATCAATGTCGTCATGATCGCCATTTGCGCGGTGATCTGCGGCGCCGACGATTTTGTGTCCATTGCCGCATTCGGACATTTGAAGA harbors:
- a CDS encoding transposase family protein, translating into MSQDVLSARIQDHFEGLTDPRRRAVVYPLINVVMIAICAVICGADDFVSIAAFGHLK